The nucleotide sequence CGGCCCCCGGCGAGGGACTGGGCGGCGTCCCGGATGCGCTCCAGGAACGTCATCGGGTCGACCTCGGTCTCCGCGAGGAACGCCTGGATCTCGCCCTCCAGGTGGTCGCGCAGCCAGGGCACGGCGCTGAACTGGGTGCGGTGCGTCTCCTCGTGCAGGCAGACCCAGAGCCTGAAGTCATGAGGGTCCACGTCGAGTTCGCGCTCCACGTGGACGATGTTGGGCGCGACGAGCAGCAGGCGGCCGCCGCCGGGGGCGGTGCCCGCGGGGAGGTCGGGGGTGGCGGGGGCGAAGGTCTCGTACTGGCCGAGGACGCGGGACGACAGGAACGACAGCAGCATGCCGAGCTCGACGCCGGTCACCTTGCCGCCGACCGCGCCGAGGACGGCGTTGCCCGCGCCGGGGCCGCGCCGCTCCTGCATCTTGCCGAGCAGGGGGCTGAGCAGTTCGCGGAACCCGGCGACGTTGGCCCGTACCCAGCCGGGCCGGTCGACGACCAGCACGGGGGTGTCGTGGATGTCCTCGGTCCCCATACGGGTGAAGCTCCGGACATGTTCCTCGGAGACCTTGGCGTGCCGGCGCAGCTCCGCGACGACGGCCCTGGCCTCTTCCCGGGTGATCTCCGGTCCCGGCCGCACGAGCCGCGTCGCGGTCGCCACCGCGAGGTTCCAGTCGACCATCCCCTGAGAAGCGGTGCCACCGAAGCTCGTCATGCGTCAACGGTACGTGAGCCCCGCCCGTCGGGGCAGTCCGTGCGCGGTGCTCCGCGGGACGGGCGGGACACCGGTGGCGGCCGGTGCGGCGAGGGTCCGAACTGCGTGTGCGCCGGGCCCTGCCCGGCTGCCCGCCGGACCGCCGGGGGGTCAGCCGCAGCCGCAGGCGGCCAGGGTGGTGGCCGTGTGGTCCAGGGCGGACTGGGCCGACTGGGGGTCGGTGGTGCCCGAGGCGAGGAAGGCGAAGGTCAGCAGGCGGCCGTCCTTGGTGACGACCGTGCCGGCGAGGGAGTTGACGCCGGTCAGGGTGCCGGTCTTGGCGCGGATGAGGCCGGCCGCGCCGCCGTCGGCGTAGCGCTCGGCGAGGGTGCCGGTGAAGCCGCCGACGGGCAGGCCGGTGAGGACGGGGCGCAGGCCCGGCCGGGACGGGTCGGCGGCGGTGGCGAGCAGGGAGGTCAGGAGGCCGGCGGTGAGCCGGTCGTCGCGGTTCAGGCCGCTGCCGTCGTGGAAGGAGGTGCCGCGCATCGGCAGCCCGAGCTTGGTGAGCCGGGCGCCGATGGCCTTCGCGCCGCCCGCGAAGCTGCCGGGCTGCCCGGAGGCGAGGGCGGTCTGGC is from Streptomyces seoulensis and encodes:
- a CDS encoding zinc-dependent metalloprotease; the encoded protein is MTSFGGTASQGMVDWNLAVATATRLVRPGPEITREEARAVVAELRRHAKVSEEHVRSFTRMGTEDIHDTPVLVVDRPGWVRANVAGFRELLSPLLGKMQERRGPGAGNAVLGAVGGKVTGVELGMLLSFLSSRVLGQYETFAPATPDLPAGTAPGGGRLLLVAPNIVHVERELDVDPHDFRLWVCLHEETHRTQFSAVPWLRDHLEGEIQAFLAETEVDPMTFLERIRDAAQSLAGGRPEGEEEDGGRSLVELVQTPAQREILGRLTAVMSLLEGHADFVMDGVGPEVVPSVAEIREKFQQRRAKGASRLDLALRKLLGLDAKLRQYRDGERFVRAVVEEVGMDGFNRVWTSPNTLPTKAEISDPAGWVARVHRRTES